One genomic region from Prionailurus bengalensis isolate Pbe53 chromosome C1, Fcat_Pben_1.1_paternal_pri, whole genome shotgun sequence encodes:
- the LOC122479929 gene encoding type-1 angiotensin II receptor-associated protein isoform X2, with protein sequence MELPTVNLKTILLVHWLLTTWGCIAFEGPYPWANFTILALGVWAVAQRDSIDAISLFLGGLAATIFLDIVHISIFYQRTGFSDTERFGAGMAILSLLLKPLSCCFVYHMYRERGGFLGPSQERSDYQTIDSPEAPADPFGGSESRGHAPQGY encoded by the exons ACGATCCTCCTGGTTCACTGGCTGCTGACGACCTG GGGCTGCATAGCGTTCGAGGGCCCCTATCCCTGGGCAAACTTCACCATCCTGGCCTTGGGCGTGTGGGCCGTTGCTCAGAGGGACTCCATCGACGCCATAAGCCTG TTTCTGGGTGGATTGGCGGCCACCATCTTCCTGGACATCGTCCACATCAGCATCTTCTACCAGCGGACCGGCTTCTCGGACACGGAGCGCTTTGGTGCCGGCATGGCCATCCTCAGCCTGCTCCTCAAGCCCTTGTCCTGCTGCTTCGTCTACCACATGTACCGGGAGCGTGGGG GTTTCCTCGGACCGTCACAGGAGCGCAGCGACTACCAGACGATTGACTCACCAGAGGCGCCCGCAGACCCTTTCGGAGGCTCAGAGAGCAGGGGTCACGCCCCGCAAGGGTACTGA
- the LOC122479929 gene encoding type-1 angiotensin II receptor-associated protein isoform X1 produces the protein MELPTVNLKTILLVHWLLTTWGCIAFEGPYPWANFTILALGVWAVAQRDSIDAISLFLGGLAATIFLDIVHISIFYQRTGFSDTERFGAGMAILSLLLKPLSCCFVYHMYRERGGELLLHIGFLGPSQERSDYQTIDSPEAPADPFGGSESRGHAPQGY, from the exons ACGATCCTCCTGGTTCACTGGCTGCTGACGACCTG GGGCTGCATAGCGTTCGAGGGCCCCTATCCCTGGGCAAACTTCACCATCCTGGCCTTGGGCGTGTGGGCCGTTGCTCAGAGGGACTCCATCGACGCCATAAGCCTG TTTCTGGGTGGATTGGCGGCCACCATCTTCCTGGACATCGTCCACATCAGCATCTTCTACCAGCGGACCGGCTTCTCGGACACGGAGCGCTTTGGTGCCGGCATGGCCATCCTCAGCCTGCTCCTCAAGCCCTTGTCCTGCTGCTTCGTCTACCACATGTACCGGGAGCGTGGGGGTGAGCTCCTGCTCCATATCG GTTTCCTCGGACCGTCACAGGAGCGCAGCGACTACCAGACGATTGACTCACCAGAGGCGCCCGCAGACCCTTTCGGAGGCTCAGAGAGCAGGGGTCACGCCCCGCAAGGGTACTGA